TTAAACAAAGGGATCACACTGCCAACGCTCCCAATGACGTTTCCAAATCTTACAGTCATAAAAGCGGTTTTGCAGTCTGCAATGCAGCTGTTCTCCTGAACCAGCAACTCGGAAATCCGTTTGCTTGTCCCCATAACATTTGTCGGGTTCACAGCCTTGTCTGTGGATACAAAAACAAACTTATCGCATTTGAATGCCGTGGTGACTTCTATTAAATTCTTAGTGCCGAAAACATTATTTTCCACAGCTTTCCACGGATGTCCCTCCAGCATAGGCACATGCTTATAAGCTGCCGCATGAAAAACTATATCCGGCTTAAGCAGGTGAAACACCTTGTAAAGTTCTTTTCTATTCTGAATATCACCCAGAACAGGAACTACGTCAACATCCCGAAAATTTTTCCTCAATTCAAGATCAATCTCATAAAGAGCGCTTTCCGCCCTTTCGAAAAGAATTATCTTTTCAGGAGAATACCTGCAGATCTGCCGACAAAGTCCGGTTCCGATAGACCCGCCGGCACCGGTAACCAACACCCGTCGACCGCCAAGGTATTTACCGATCTGCTCTTGATCCAATTTTACCGGCTCGCGCCCCAAAAGGTCTCGATATTCAACCTTTCGAATTGAAGTAACATCAATCTTTCCGTTGATCAGTTCACCCAAATTTGGAATGGTCTTAAAATTTACACCAGCCTTTTTGCATAAATCTACAATATGCCTCATCCGGACCGCACTCAAGGTTGGAATCGCAATAATAACATCCTCGGCTCCGGTTGATTTTACGGTCTGCCCCACCCTTTCAATCTCATTCAGAACCGGCACCCCATGGATCTTCCTTCCGATCTTAGAGCGATCATCATCCAAAAAACCCAAAACACGAGATTTTACAGAAGGATTCTCATTGAACTCCCTACATACTTTTTGGCCGTAATCTCCAGCTCCTATAATTAAAGCACCTCTTCCTTTCCCTGTATTCTTTCGGAATATCTTGAGAAGGGCAAGCTTCACATCTTGAAGCGTAATCTTTCCTGTAAATTCTTCAAAACATAAACGAACGGATAGCCGCAGACCAGTGATAAACAATACCGTCAGACACCAGTCTATAACAAATACCGACCTGGAAATATGTTCAAATCTAGTTAAATATAAAACAAGAGCAATTATGATAAATGTTGAGAAAACTGAAGCCTTTATGAGATTAATTAGATCACTAAGACTCGTATATCGCCACATTCCCCTATATATATCAAACAAATAAAAAAATAAAATTTTACATCCCAAAACATAAGGAAGCAGATGAAGAAAGCTAATATCAAACCATTGTTCTTTAATGAAATCGAAACGAATTAAATGTGCACAATAAAAGGATGCACACAACAACAGAATATCAAGCAATAGAACGATGAATAAATTTTTGGATAGCCTAATTTTCATTAAATAGTCGATTCTAAAAAACATATATTCGGAAGTTGAGTAGCACAGCACCGCCCACTAAATGAGGAAGATCAGCATAGATCAAATCATCGAACAGCTCGAGTCAAAACATCTTCGACTTGATCAATCATGTACTCAATATGCTTGGTTGTGAGGGTCGGATGAACCTGAAACATCATTGAAGTTTTCCCTAAAAGTCTTGCATTCGGCAGCCGTTTCACCTTCTTCCCAGAAGCCACAACCCTGAAAGGATAGTTATGAAACGCTCGTTCCCTATAAATCTCAGGACAAATGCCAGAATTGCAGAAAATGCCTTTTTCCCTCAAAGCATCCAGAATTTTGAAAACAGGCCATCCGGTCTTAAGGGCATCAGGTCTCACAAACACATAATATTTGTAATATGAATGATATATATGTTTTGGAGGAATAGTAGTCCTCAGTCCTGGCAATTTCGAAAACGACTGATTGAACAATTCAGCATAATACCTTCGTTTATCAATCCATTTATCAAGCTTTTTAAGTTGTTTTCGACCTATTGCAGCCTGCATTTCAGTCATACGGCAATTAGTCCCAAAGCTTTTGGCAAGCCATTTAAAGATAGAACCAGAGGATTGAGAACTTGTAGACTCCTTAAAATCTTTACCATGGTCCTTATAGCTCCAAACTCGGTCTCGTATGTTTTTATTGTTTGTAACCAAGAGCCCTCCCTCTCCACCAGTAGTCATGATTTTATCCTGGCAAAAAGAAAAAACACCCACATCACCCATTGATCCCACTTTAACTTTTTTAGTGGATGCCCCATGAGACTGCGCGCAGTCTTCAACCAATCCTATCCCATTATATCGGCAGATTTCCAAAATCTCACTTATTTCACAAGGCCAGCCTGCAAGGTTAACGGCAACAATAGCTTTTGTTTTATCGGTAACAGCAAGCTCTATATTTTCTGCAGTAATATTCTGACTTTCCAGATCCACATCAACAAAAACGGGTACAGCACCTCTAAGACAAACACAACTCACAGAAGCCAAAAAAGATCGTGGGGTAACAATAACCTCATCACCACGCCCTACATCCAGAGCCTCCAAAGCCAGATCCAGTGCTAAGCTCCCATTTGCCAAGGCAACAGCATAGTGGGTCCCTGTATAATCTCCAAATTCTTTTTCAAACAACCCAACCTCATGACCTGTCCACTGGTTCACTTTGCCGGTTTTCAAAACATTTACAGCGGACTGAATCTCATCTTCTTCAAAGTTAGGCCATGGCGAAAACTCCATTATATTACTCCAAATTTCTGATAATTTTTACAGGGGAACCAAAGGCCACAATATTATCCGGTAAATCCCGGTTAATAAAACTATGAGCCCCCACGATTGTATTTTCACCTATGGTGATACCAGGCATAATTGTAGAGTGACTTCCAATACGGCAGTTCCTTTTTAACACGACTCGTCCTTGTCTATCGTCAATAGTTGAAGTAGAATAGATGGCACAGTGAGACCCGATTTGAACATAATCACCAATCTCGACTCCATGCGTTGCATTAATATATGAAAATGCCCCTATATCAGTTTTATATCCTAGCTTAAAACCCTCAACACTTTGTACCACCCAATTATAAATGGTGGGTCTCCCCTCAATAATTTCCGGAAATGACCAATCTGCAAACCTGTCTTCCATTATCTCGCTCTCCCATAAAATTTTCAGCGATAACATGACTATTCTGATTAATGCGGCTTGACTCAAGCGACAAACCATGGGTAGATGTTATACTCATATGAAAATGGGGGTTTTGACTAAATGACTTATCTATTCATCATCAATGTCATTAACTTAACGGAGCGGCTGGTATCCATAGTGGAAACGGCTACCCCTTTTATTAAAATTTCTCGGATATTTACGACCCGGCCTTACAGGCTCAATAGTTTTTACCACTATCTCATGAATATCGGATATCAACTTGGTCACGGCCTCTAAAGGCTTGAGAAACAAGAGAGGGATCACATCCTTCACTTTTGACAAAGCCTGGGCAAAATTTCTTTGATATCGATAAATACAATTTTCGGTATTTTTGTCAATTACGGCCTGAGTCGGGTATATCAACGCCGAGACCAGGTTCTTTGAAAACACTTTAGCATGAAAATCCTGATACACTGAAAGAACCGATTTGCCGGAGAAGTTTTCTATTTCAATCCATTGTTTCATTGTTTTGTAATCTTCTTCCACAGGCCATCTAAGATGATAAAGTTCTGCAAATAGTTCATATGGGTGACTCTGTGAATCAAGCAAGGAGGTTATCAGAATTTCTGATTCTCCGGTATCCAGTTCCACACGGATTAATCTCAATTTCAAGGGTATGAGATCCAATCCCATCTCTTTACAAGGTTTG
Above is a window of uncultured Desulfobacter sp. DNA encoding:
- a CDS encoding DegT/DnrJ/EryC1/StrS aminotransferase family protein; translation: MEFSPWPNFEEDEIQSAVNVLKTGKVNQWTGHEVGLFEKEFGDYTGTHYAVALANGSLALDLALEALDVGRGDEVIVTPRSFLASVSCVCLRGAVPVFVDVDLESQNITAENIELAVTDKTKAIVAVNLAGWPCEISEILEICRYNGIGLVEDCAQSHGASTKKVKVGSMGDVGVFSFCQDKIMTTGGEGGLLVTNNKNIRDRVWSYKDHGKDFKESTSSQSSGSIFKWLAKSFGTNCRMTEMQAAIGRKQLKKLDKWIDKRRYYAELFNQSFSKLPGLRTTIPPKHIYHSYYKYYVFVRPDALKTGWPVFKILDALREKGIFCNSGICPEIYRERAFHNYPFRVVASGKKVKRLPNARLLGKTSMMFQVHPTLTTKHIEYMIDQVEDVLTRAVR
- a CDS encoding nucleoside-diphosphate sugar epimerase/dehydratase, coding for MFFRIDYLMKIRLSKNLFIVLLLDILLLCASFYCAHLIRFDFIKEQWFDISFLHLLPYVLGCKILFFYLFDIYRGMWRYTSLSDLINLIKASVFSTFIIIALVLYLTRFEHISRSVFVIDWCLTVLFITGLRLSVRLCFEEFTGKITLQDVKLALLKIFRKNTGKGRGALIIGAGDYGQKVCREFNENPSVKSRVLGFLDDDRSKIGRKIHGVPVLNEIERVGQTVKSTGAEDVIIAIPTLSAVRMRHIVDLCKKAGVNFKTIPNLGELINGKIDVTSIRKVEYRDLLGREPVKLDQEQIGKYLGGRRVLVTGAGGSIGTGLCRQICRYSPEKIILFERAESALYEIDLELRKNFRDVDVVPVLGDIQNRKELYKVFHLLKPDIVFHAAAYKHVPMLEGHPWKAVENNVFGTKNLIEVTTAFKCDKFVFVSTDKAVNPTNVMGTSKRISELLVQENSCIADCKTAFMTVRFGNVIGSVGSVIPLFKKQIEEGGPVTVTHPDIIRYFMLIPEACQLILQAGAMGKGGEIFILEMGEPVKIDNMARDLIRFSGFEPDVDIKIEYTGLRPGEKLYEELMTDLENVVSTDHKKIMVLNTNCVNMAVLNGKLDQLKAMAEARDGQEIRRIMMEMIPEYSPN
- a CDS encoding acyltransferase, which encodes MEDRFADWSFPEIIEGRPTIYNWVVQSVEGFKLGYKTDIGAFSYINATHGVEIGDYVQIGSHCAIYSTSTIDDRQGRVVLKRNCRIGSHSTIMPGITIGENTIVGAHSFINRDLPDNIVAFGSPVKIIRNLE